A window of the Listeria swaminathanii genome harbors these coding sequences:
- a CDS encoding C39 family peptidase: MRIWIKSLLVITACIFSLTLLNTKYTFYSPNVKLESAKVVYKLDNEPFNVRLDVPLVNQMDAPSLFNGCEVTSLAMLLQFAGKNVTKNELASNLPSTPIEQNGLHGNPDKAFVGSINGDSPGLGVNHAPIAKLAAKYVNEAHVHDISGNSIHDIITVLSTGAPVWIITTTDYHAPKNWQTVQTKEGTKKITYSMHSVVITGFDKNNFYINDPYGHKNRAVKRSVLEEGWSAMGKQAIYLSRP; encoded by the coding sequence ATGCGAATTTGGATAAAATCACTGCTTGTTATTACAGCGTGTATATTTAGTTTGACCCTTCTAAATACGAAATATACCTTTTATTCACCAAACGTCAAACTCGAAAGCGCGAAAGTAGTTTACAAACTAGACAACGAACCTTTTAATGTAAGATTAGATGTGCCCTTAGTGAATCAAATGGATGCGCCGTCCCTTTTTAACGGCTGTGAAGTGACTAGTCTAGCGATGCTCTTACAGTTTGCTGGGAAAAACGTAACTAAAAACGAGCTAGCAAGTAATCTCCCATCCACGCCAATCGAACAAAACGGCTTACATGGTAACCCAGATAAAGCGTTCGTTGGGAGCATTAACGGCGATAGTCCTGGCCTTGGAGTGAATCATGCTCCAATTGCCAAACTAGCAGCTAAATACGTTAACGAAGCGCACGTACATGATATTAGCGGCAACAGTATTCACGATATTATCACCGTACTAAGCACCGGCGCTCCAGTTTGGATTATCACAACGACCGATTACCATGCTCCAAAAAACTGGCAAACCGTGCAAACTAAAGAAGGCACAAAAAAAATCACGTATTCGATGCACAGTGTCGTGATTACCGGGTTTGATAAAAATAATTTTTACATTAACGATCCATACGGACATAAAAATCGCGCCGTAAAAAGAAGTGTCTTAGAAGAAGGCTGGTCCGCAATGGGAAAACAAGCCATTTACCTAAGCCGCCCATAA
- a CDS encoding LPXTG cell wall anchor domain-containing protein — protein MVFSKKIVAGIAVMISLGLIYFRMSTAQAFENTSNASLLPSTGDAFSVWPVVIGVLLVVFAVVLFIKKRI, from the coding sequence ATGGTTTTTTCCAAAAAAATAGTTGCTGGTATTGCTGTTATGATTTCACTTGGCTTGATTTATTTCCGCATGAGTACGGCTCAGGCATTTGAAAATACAAGTAATGCTTCACTTCTTCCCTCTACTGGAGACGCATTTTCGGTTTGGCCGGTTGTTATTGGAGTACTTCTTGTAGTATTTGCTGTAGTACTATTTATTAAGAAAAGAATTTAA
- the glmS gene encoding glutamine--fructose-6-phosphate transaminase (isomerizing) → MCGIVGYIGTNNAKGILLEGLEKLEYRGYDSAGIALQNKELVTVVKEKGRIADLASLVPSDAFGTTGIGHTRWATHGKPNHENAHPHQSKSGRFTIVHNGVIENYTLLKEEYLKDHSFISDTDTEVIVQLIELFAAELSTKEAFKKALSLLHGSYAICLIDQTDTETLYAAKNKSPLLIGKGENFNVIASDAMAVLKETDEFVEIMDKEIVIVTKDGFTLETLEGEEITRASYKAELDASDIEKGTYPHYMLKEIDEQPAVTRKIIQAYQNEAGEINVDKTIIDEILSSDRIHIVACGTSYHAGLVGKNLIEKMAKIPVEVHVSSEFGYNLPLMSKKPLFIFITQSGETADSRQCLVKVKELGYRTLTLTNVPGSTLDREADHSMYLFAGPEIAVASTKAYTAQISVLAVLAVSLGRELGDAEALKINLAAELGIVATAMEAMVSSKEVIEHIAGEFLATSRNAFFLGRNIDYFVAMEAALKLKEISYIQAEGFASGELKHGTIALIEDGTPVLTLITQESINWNIRGNVNEVLARGAKTCVFAMENVAQPGDRFVIPQVHPLLTPLASVIPCQLLAYYAALHRDCDVDKPRNLAKSVTVE, encoded by the coding sequence ATGTGTGGAATCGTAGGATATATTGGAACAAACAATGCAAAAGGCATTTTATTAGAAGGACTTGAAAAATTAGAATACCGTGGTTATGATTCAGCTGGAATCGCCCTACAAAACAAAGAACTAGTAACCGTTGTAAAAGAAAAAGGACGGATTGCTGATCTTGCAAGCCTAGTGCCAAGCGACGCATTCGGTACTACTGGAATCGGCCATACACGCTGGGCAACTCACGGCAAACCAAATCACGAAAACGCCCACCCGCACCAAAGCAAATCTGGTCGTTTTACTATCGTTCATAACGGAGTAATTGAAAACTATACCCTTTTAAAAGAAGAATATTTAAAAGATCATTCCTTTATTAGTGATACAGATACAGAAGTAATCGTGCAGCTTATTGAACTTTTCGCAGCAGAACTTTCTACAAAAGAAGCATTCAAAAAAGCATTATCGTTACTTCATGGTTCTTACGCAATCTGCTTAATCGACCAAACCGATACAGAAACACTTTACGCAGCAAAAAACAAAAGCCCATTACTAATCGGGAAAGGCGAGAACTTCAACGTAATCGCAAGTGACGCAATGGCTGTTCTGAAAGAAACGGACGAATTCGTGGAAATTATGGACAAAGAAATCGTTATCGTAACAAAAGACGGCTTCACTTTAGAAACATTAGAAGGCGAAGAAATCACACGCGCTAGCTACAAAGCAGAACTAGACGCATCTGATATCGAAAAAGGTACTTACCCGCACTATATGTTAAAAGAAATTGACGAACAACCAGCTGTAACACGTAAAATCATCCAAGCATACCAAAACGAAGCTGGCGAAATCAACGTCGACAAAACAATCATTGACGAAATCCTATCTTCTGACCGCATTCACATCGTTGCTTGCGGAACGAGTTATCATGCCGGCTTAGTCGGAAAAAACTTAATCGAAAAAATGGCGAAAATCCCTGTAGAAGTTCATGTTTCCAGTGAATTTGGTTATAACTTGCCGTTAATGTCTAAAAAACCGCTATTCATTTTTATCACTCAAAGTGGTGAAACGGCCGATAGCCGCCAATGTCTTGTGAAAGTGAAAGAACTTGGTTACCGCACTTTAACATTAACAAACGTACCAGGCTCGACACTTGACCGTGAAGCGGATCATTCGATGTATTTATTCGCGGGACCAGAAATTGCCGTTGCATCAACAAAAGCCTACACAGCGCAGATTTCCGTTTTGGCAGTACTTGCTGTTTCGCTTGGTCGTGAACTTGGCGATGCCGAAGCACTTAAAATTAATTTAGCTGCTGAATTAGGTATTGTGGCAACTGCAATGGAAGCAATGGTTTCTAGCAAAGAAGTTATCGAGCATATCGCCGGTGAGTTTTTAGCAACGTCGCGCAATGCTTTCTTCCTAGGTAGAAATATCGATTACTTCGTGGCAATGGAAGCCGCTCTTAAACTAAAAGAAATTTCTTATATCCAAGCAGAAGGTTTTGCCAGTGGAGAATTAAAACACGGAACGATCGCGTTAATTGAAGACGGTACACCAGTTTTAACCCTTATCACGCAAGAATCAATCAATTGGAATATCCGCGGCAATGTCAACGAAGTATTAGCACGTGGAGCAAAAACATGTGTGTTTGCAATGGAAAACGTCGCTCAACCAGGTGACCGTTTCGTCATTCCGCAAGTACATCCGTTATTAACTCCACTAGCAAGTGTTATCCCGTGCCAACTACTAGCTTATTACGCAGCACTTCACCGTGACTGTGACGTCGATAAACCAAGAAACTTAGCAAAAAGTGTAACAGTAGAATAA
- a CDS encoding bifunctional riboflavin kinase/FMN adenylyltransferase, translating to MEVSHVTLEPNKDSRPAVLTIGKFDGVHLGHQTILNTALSIKKENEILTAISFSPHPLWALKQIEIYREMLTPRMEKERWLAHYGVDHLIETAFTPRYAETTPEEFVTDHLTNLHLSHIVVGSEFNFGKGRDSDVDLLRDLCEPYGIGVTSVPVIETNQTKISSTNIRAFIRRGHFIEAEQLLGHPWYITGIVENGEMIGLDDYVLPATGTYQTDAGHVKVTNNRTIQVDLPDGLQQLHMKNELS from the coding sequence ATGGAAGTATCACACGTAACGCTCGAACCAAATAAAGATAGCCGTCCCGCAGTTTTAACAATCGGTAAATTTGACGGAGTACATCTCGGTCATCAAACCATTTTAAATACAGCTTTATCCATCAAAAAGGAAAACGAAATACTAACGGCCATCAGTTTCAGCCCGCATCCACTTTGGGCTTTAAAACAAATCGAAATATATCGCGAAATGCTCACACCAAGAATGGAAAAAGAACGCTGGCTCGCACATTACGGCGTAGACCATTTAATCGAAACAGCTTTCACGCCAAGGTATGCTGAAACGACGCCAGAAGAATTTGTCACTGATCATTTGACCAACCTACATTTATCGCATATCGTCGTTGGCTCCGAATTCAATTTCGGCAAAGGGCGTGATTCGGATGTAGATTTACTCCGGGACCTTTGCGAGCCCTATGGCATTGGTGTCACATCTGTCCCAGTAATTGAAACAAACCAAACAAAAATCAGTTCTACCAACATCCGAGCCTTTATTCGGCGCGGCCATTTCATAGAGGCAGAACAACTCCTCGGACATCCGTGGTACATTACCGGCATAGTTGAAAACGGCGAAATGATAGGCTTAGATGATTACGTTCTCCCGGCAACTGGCACCTATCAAACCGATGCAGGACACGTAAAAGTAACCAACAACCGTACTATCCAAGTCGATTTACCAGATGGATTGCAACAATTACATATGAAAAATGAACTTTCCTAG
- a CDS encoding DUF6530 family protein: MKIPTTLKHKPVIVVENYEEVDGKNAYHSDAKGLSLGLAQWNDRGKVDISAKVWRHTGDKWSRQSEELPLHRVLDLAILIARTKVHFKDAYRLPHFYDKENPTLDRIGLQGDALTIAVCEDNEYIDEDIQLFEQALKNDDELLSERLKTLSKLLQEAGY, encoded by the coding sequence ATGAAGATTCCAACTACCTTAAAACATAAACCAGTAATTGTTGTCGAAAATTACGAAGAAGTAGACGGCAAAAATGCTTATCACTCTGATGCAAAAGGACTTTCACTCGGACTTGCGCAGTGGAATGACCGCGGTAAAGTAGATATTTCAGCCAAAGTTTGGCGTCATACTGGTGATAAATGGTCGCGTCAATCCGAAGAACTGCCTTTACATCGCGTACTTGATTTAGCTATTTTAATCGCACGAACCAAAGTCCATTTTAAAGATGCTTACCGTTTACCTCATTTTTATGATAAAGAAAATCCCACGCTTGATCGTATTGGTTTGCAAGGAGATGCGCTGACTATCGCGGTTTGCGAAGATAATGAATATATCGATGAAGACATCCAATTATTCGAACAAGCTTTAAAAAACGACGACGAACTTCTCAGTGAACGCCTCAAAACACTCAGCAAACTTTTACAAGAAGCAGGTTATTAA
- a CDS encoding GIY-YIG nuclease family protein, which translates to MNKDNRKELIRAYKEKAPDAGVYRFISKESGKYLIDNTMDLKGIANKLAFGVKIGAGNMLPPEMAKEAKQYGIETITFEILEKVDIKPEMTKDDIKEENDVLLSLWLEREDL; encoded by the coding sequence GTGAATAAAGACAATCGAAAAGAACTCATTCGCGCATACAAAGAAAAAGCTCCAGATGCCGGCGTATATCGTTTCATCAGCAAAGAAAGCGGCAAATACCTGATTGATAACACGATGGATTTAAAAGGCATAGCGAACAAATTAGCATTCGGAGTGAAAATCGGCGCTGGAAACATGCTTCCACCAGAAATGGCGAAAGAAGCAAAACAATACGGAATCGAGACCATCACCTTTGAAATTCTCGAAAAAGTAGATATTAAACCCGAAATGACAAAGGACGATATCAAAGAAGAAAACGATGTGCTACTAAGTTTATGGCTAGAACGAGAAGACCTTTAA
- a CDS encoding DUF4064 domain-containing protein produces the protein MNPRKSEFVLSLIAGITGIIAGITGIAGGGLLAALSGSEELSNAASMTTADSEALAAAGGLTVIFSVIALVIGIALIVFAVLIKRNAKVFGILTLIAGVVGFFLVGLLWVVPGILAIIAGIMCLARKVPASLS, from the coding sequence ATGAATCCAAGAAAATCAGAATTTGTTTTAAGTTTAATCGCTGGAATTACAGGTATTATTGCAGGTATTACTGGAATCGCAGGCGGAGGTCTTCTTGCTGCTCTATCTGGAAGCGAAGAGCTATCCAATGCAGCTTCAATGACTACTGCTGATAGTGAGGCGCTTGCTGCTGCAGGTGGCTTAACAGTAATTTTCTCAGTGATTGCTTTAGTAATTGGTATCGCTTTGATTGTTTTTGCAGTATTAATCAAACGTAATGCTAAAGTATTCGGTATCTTGACGCTTATAGCTGGCGTTGTAGGTTTCTTCTTAGTAGGACTACTTTGGGTTGTTCCAGGCATTCTTGCAATTATCGCAGGTATTATGTGCCTAGCGAGAAAAGTACCAGCTTCTTTAAGCTAA
- a CDS encoding InlB B-repeat-containing protein: MKKMMTLLLLALSVFIISFVSSPKHASADTTDILQAPKPINEIFPDEGVAQLVARETGKSTTSEVSQADLDGITKLNDTIQSSRTVPMIYSLEGVEYLHNLRELAIPNHSVSDISALEGLAELRIVDIRYSNVSDLSPLSKSKEITHLDAIGNNISDISVFSSFSKINQVVLGENNISDISVLKDFPADQFVYIYLDNNKIKDISPLSGKAFHQLTLNDNEISDVSPLSTMTLYSDYAFTDNFYIDISNNHISDISPLKNTGFSKLNYFYAENQSVTSPSKTFSNDLTLENSVKNIEGKAITPEIISNNGSYSGSMLNWQLPNFVANVDYSFSETNQIGQTTGVFSGKVSQPLVDGFTVTFDNEGSISTESYKSDVIISEPTEPTKEGFTFEGWYDASTGGKKWDFATDKMPANDITLYAQFTETKTEPANPVFPVESEESTDLGDSEDSANPSVTEDTSKLEIAEKATKNKTTQASEKAPEKIATSELPKTGDSSPYLILLGLVLVGASVFAWKKKQA, encoded by the coding sequence ATGAAAAAAATGATGACATTATTGTTACTTGCTTTATCTGTCTTTATAATTAGTTTTGTTAGCTCACCAAAGCATGCTTCTGCCGATACTACTGACATTTTACAAGCTCCAAAGCCAATTAATGAGATTTTTCCAGATGAAGGCGTGGCTCAATTAGTTGCTAGAGAAACCGGGAAAAGTACAACTAGTGAAGTTTCGCAGGCCGATTTGGATGGAATCACGAAGCTGAACGATACTATCCAAAGTAGTAGAACGGTGCCGATGATCTATTCTTTAGAAGGTGTAGAATATCTTCATAATCTAAGAGAACTGGCTATTCCAAACCATTCTGTCAGTGATATTTCCGCATTAGAAGGATTAGCAGAGTTGAGAATAGTAGATATTAGGTATAGTAATGTAAGCGATTTGTCGCCGCTTAGTAAGTCAAAAGAAATAACACATTTAGATGCGATAGGGAACAATATAAGTGATATAAGTGTATTTAGTTCATTTTCAAAAATAAACCAAGTAGTTCTTGGTGAGAATAATATAAGTGATATAAGTGTTTTAAAAGATTTCCCAGCGGACCAATTTGTTTATATTTATTTGGATAATAATAAAATTAAAGATATTAGTCCACTTTCTGGTAAAGCATTTCATCAATTGACACTTAATGATAATGAGATAAGTGATGTTAGTCCATTAAGTACAATGACGCTATATTCAGACTATGCATTTACGGATAACTTTTACATTGATATTAGTAACAATCACATTAGCGATATCAGTCCTTTAAAAAATACTGGTTTTAGCAAATTAAACTATTTTTATGCAGAAAACCAAAGTGTTACGAGCCCGTCAAAAACTTTTTCCAATGATTTAACACTGGAGAATAGTGTGAAGAATATCGAAGGAAAGGCGATAACACCTGAAATAATTAGTAATAACGGTAGCTACTCTGGTTCTATGCTAAATTGGCAACTTCCTAACTTTGTAGCGAATGTAGATTATTCGTTTTCTGAGACGAACCAAATTGGTCAAACTACAGGAGTTTTTAGCGGTAAAGTCTCACAACCACTAGTTGATGGATTTACCGTGACATTTGATAATGAAGGTTCCATTTCTACAGAATCCTATAAAAGCGACGTAATAATTTCTGAGCCAACTGAACCGACCAAAGAAGGATTCACTTTTGAGGGATGGTATGATGCGTCAACAGGCGGAAAGAAATGGGATTTTGCGACAGATAAAATGCCGGCTAATGATATTACGTTATATGCCCAGTTTACTGAAACAAAAACAGAACCTGCAAACCCAGTATTTCCAGTTGAATCAGAAGAATCAACAGACTTGGGAGATTCAGAAGACTCAGCAAATCCAAGTGTTACTGAAGATACTTCTAAACTAGAAATAGCAGAAAAAGCAACTAAAAATAAAACAACACAAGCATCAGAAAAGGCACCAGAAAAAATAGCAACAAGCGAATTGCCGAAAACGGGAGATAGTTCACCGTACTTAATTTTACTAGGATTAGTTCTTGTTGGAGCATCCGTTTTCGCTTGGAAGAAAAAACAAGCATAA
- a CDS encoding MucBP domain-containing protein, with protein sequence MRKIILLLICLLILATLIPFLFSKANAESVSWLEEELENNEPFIAATEQRLNKSREDITLADIETVTMLSPEGASFIPENISDFKNLKNLTVISGTVSEVPDSVGQLKKLEVLNLFSNNLHEFPMVVFQLPAIDSLQLENNSIKEIPDNITQLSSSLTSLNIRDNKLISLPSEIFKINWASNYWPPLDLKPLAVIMSGNQITTDIPPGYLDDFNNGGNMLEHYDYRQGQDQLVYNGEPITVPYKADFNQLTPDKSQLGLASGKALFDTHEFKYEDDGSSILSDGIAKTPGEGFIIIKSTLSTDSNTFAKVRVPIIVEQPPIGGDITVNYKSNTGETIASADTLTGLLDAKYSSKPKKIPGYTLTKTPANANGLYTLEAQTINYVYTKNRSSKRSAILEVQYVDSNNKIISTPSTLTGTVGNAYNVKPKSIPGYQLEATPTNINGTFGETPEKVIFVYKKTSNIDTTVTPATQNEVKNKTGKVAGNSTGNTKKLPNTGDNNPVKQVATGLLVFTSALIIWRKTSK encoded by the coding sequence TTGAGAAAAATTATTCTCCTTTTAATTTGTTTGCTGATACTTGCCACTCTAATCCCTTTTCTTTTTTCAAAAGCAAATGCGGAATCTGTGTCTTGGTTGGAAGAAGAATTAGAAAATAACGAACCATTCATTGCAGCTACCGAACAACGACTAAATAAAAGTCGCGAAGATATTACATTAGCGGACATAGAAACTGTTACAATGTTAAGTCCAGAAGGTGCTTCCTTTATTCCCGAAAATATTTCAGATTTTAAGAATTTAAAGAATCTGACTGTCATTTCCGGAACAGTGAGCGAGGTTCCTGATAGCGTAGGTCAATTAAAGAAATTAGAAGTATTAAATTTATTTTCCAATAATTTACATGAGTTTCCTATGGTTGTTTTTCAACTGCCCGCTATAGATTCATTGCAATTAGAAAATAATTCTATCAAGGAAATACCAGATAACATTACTCAATTATCTTCCAGTTTAACTAGCCTAAACATTCGAGATAATAAACTAATCTCGCTACCTTCTGAGATTTTCAAGATTAACTGGGCTAGTAATTACTGGCCTCCCCTTGATTTGAAACCATTAGCTGTGATCATGAGCGGAAATCAAATTACGACGGATATTCCTCCAGGCTATCTTGATGACTTTAATAATGGTGGAAATATGCTAGAACATTACGATTACAGACAAGGCCAAGATCAATTAGTTTATAACGGTGAACCTATTACTGTTCCGTATAAAGCTGACTTTAATCAATTAACACCAGACAAATCCCAGCTCGGTTTAGCTTCTGGAAAAGCACTTTTTGATACACATGAATTTAAGTATGAGGACGATGGTTCTTCTATTCTCTCTGATGGTATCGCGAAAACGCCCGGAGAAGGCTTCATTATTATCAAAAGTACCTTATCAACAGATTCCAATACTTTTGCGAAAGTACGCGTTCCAATTATCGTGGAACAGCCGCCAATTGGTGGGGACATCACAGTAAACTATAAGAGCAATACCGGCGAAACCATTGCCTCAGCCGACACATTAACAGGCTTGCTAGATGCTAAATACAGTTCCAAACCAAAGAAAATCCCTGGTTATACACTGACAAAAACACCAGCAAACGCAAACGGACTTTATACATTAGAAGCGCAAACCATTAATTATGTTTATACGAAAAATAGAAGTTCCAAAAGATCAGCTATCCTTGAGGTACAATATGTCGACTCTAACAATAAAATAATTAGCACCCCTTCAACCTTAACCGGTACTGTCGGAAATGCTTACAATGTAAAACCGAAAAGTATCCCCGGCTATCAACTGGAAGCAACTCCAACCAACATCAATGGAACTTTTGGAGAAACACCGGAAAAAGTCATCTTTGTTTACAAGAAAACAAGTAACATAGACACAACAGTCACTCCCGCTACTCAAAATGAGGTTAAAAATAAGACTGGAAAAGTGGCTGGAAATAGCACTGGAAATACAAAAAAGTTACCGAATACTGGTGACAATAATCCCGTAAAACAAGTAGCTACAGGCTTACTAGTTTTCACTTCTGCATTAATTATTTGGAGAAAAACTTCTAAATAA
- a CDS encoding MucBP domain-containing protein, whose protein sequence is MKKTITFLSVMMISFSIFSVNPLSGLAFEKGAATTETKQQVNATNAATDIVTAQDLGGQTWLINEVNKQLAPKAVGVDLTFEDLAKITRITITDRGLTGEVPPEIKNLVSLEFLILYSNNLTGTIPAELGELTKLKELRLDFNKLTGTIPDGLGNIPSIALQRNRLVGQIPLSLYENRTGKNEVNVSGNQVTINSRAPEPSIYSYATFIYPATTPEYGGHLKATTTYISNLENDAFITPFLPGSSTFIDLQAVFMFETELYEGHEVTITDDASGKLLYEGELTSDISISLKSLSSGYHNIRVVLDNAPNNPQNQTTFGISIVSTVAGDLTVNYIDETGKTIHEPQTVSGFVGDDYDVTTDEYQLAIDGYELDSSKLPTDAIGTFDHAPLSVTYVYKENQGAPVTVKYVDENGNELTTSDNLTGKLDDTYQAGAKEIAGFTLDESKLPTNASGIFEADPQAVVYVYKAVPAMIKAHDSMIYVGDNWTAADNFDSVSDNFGAAVSFDDVTVEGTVDTTIAGIYPVTYSFAGESITIQVTVKNKDIPANSVTPSDPSSPSEQSASTTPKTPDKQTAKSPTLKITPTQSETSTVAGKLKLPTTGDNLLDSIIYSLFGFIAICVAFCLFFWRKKQKHS, encoded by the coding sequence ATGAAAAAAACAATTACTTTTCTTTCGGTAATGATGATATCGTTCAGTATTTTTAGCGTTAATCCACTTTCTGGATTAGCCTTTGAAAAGGGCGCTGCGACAACGGAGACCAAACAACAAGTTAATGCAACAAACGCGGCTACGGATATAGTTACTGCTCAAGATTTGGGAGGACAGACGTGGTTAATTAATGAAGTAAATAAACAACTCGCACCAAAAGCAGTTGGGGTAGATTTAACCTTCGAGGACTTGGCGAAAATTACTAGGATTACGATTACTGATCGTGGGCTTACGGGGGAAGTGCCGCCTGAAATTAAAAATCTTGTTTCATTAGAATTTTTGATTTTATACAGTAATAATTTAACTGGGACGATTCCTGCTGAACTTGGGGAATTAACAAAGCTAAAGGAACTTCGATTAGATTTCAATAAATTGACTGGAACAATTCCTGATGGCCTTGGAAATATTCCGTCGATTGCATTGCAGAGAAACAGATTAGTTGGCCAAATCCCTTTGAGCTTATATGAAAATAGAACAGGGAAAAATGAAGTAAATGTTTCGGGTAACCAAGTGACAATTAATAGTAGAGCACCTGAACCAAGTATTTACTCCTATGCAACTTTTATTTATCCAGCTACTACCCCGGAATATGGTGGGCATTTGAAGGCGACAACAACTTATATTAGCAACTTGGAAAATGATGCTTTTATTACGCCGTTTCTTCCAGGTAGTTCCACATTTATCGATTTACAAGCGGTATTTATGTTTGAAACGGAGCTCTATGAAGGGCACGAGGTAACAATTACGGATGATGCTTCCGGAAAACTGCTTTATGAGGGCGAGTTAACTTCTGATATCAGTATTTCTTTAAAGAGTTTAAGTTCTGGCTACCATAATATTCGTGTTGTACTCGATAATGCACCAAACAATCCGCAAAATCAAACAACATTTGGTATCAGCATTGTAAGTACGGTAGCGGGGGATTTAACAGTTAATTACATCGATGAAACCGGAAAAACCATTCACGAACCACAGACAGTTAGTGGGTTTGTAGGCGATGATTATGATGTAACAACCGACGAATACCAATTAGCAATTGATGGATATGAATTAGATAGTTCTAAATTACCAACTGATGCAATTGGCACATTTGATCACGCGCCATTGTCTGTAACGTATGTGTACAAAGAGAATCAAGGCGCGCCAGTCACGGTAAAATATGTAGATGAAAATGGTAACGAACTAACTACTTCTGACAATTTGACTGGCAAACTAGATGACACCTATCAAGCAGGAGCGAAAGAAATTGCTGGCTTTACGCTAGATGAGAGCAAACTACCAACCAATGCAAGTGGAATATTTGAAGCTGATCCGCAGGCAGTCGTGTATGTGTATAAAGCCGTGCCAGCAATGATTAAAGCGCATGACTCAATGATTTATGTGGGTGATAATTGGACTGCGGCAGATAATTTTGATAGCGTAAGTGATAATTTTGGTGCAGCAGTTTCCTTTGATGATGTGACGGTTGAAGGGACGGTGGATACAACGATAGCTGGCATTTACCCAGTAACGTATAGCTTTGCTGGAGAAAGTATCACTATTCAAGTAACAGTGAAAAATAAAGATATACCAGCGAACTCAGTTACACCATCAGATCCGAGCTCACCAAGCGAACAAAGTGCTTCAACTACACCAAAAACACCAGACAAACAAACAGCAAAATCGCCAACATTAAAAATAACGCCAACACAAAGTGAAACATCCACTGTAGCGGGTAAATTAAAACTTCCTACTACTGGGGATAATCTTTTGGATAGCATTATCTATAGTTTATTTGGCTTCATTGCTATATGTGTGGCATTTTGTTTATTCTTCTGGCGTAAAAAGCAAAAACATAGCT